The Thiomicrorhabdus aquaedulcis sequence ATTTGCAGCGCGGTACAAAGACGGTTTAGGGTGTTTTAAACGCGAAAACCAGTGCTTAAATTCTCTTTAAAATAGGCATTAATGCCTGTTAAAAAGGTTTTTCTTTTTAAAAAACCGCCTATAATGCCAAAATAAACGTGTAAAGGATTTAATCATGCAACATCATCTATTGTTAAATCAACAACCTATTTTAAATGCACAAAAACAGCTGTACGCCTATCAGTTAACCCTTGAAAAAATGCCTGGGATTGAACTTAATGCCGAGCAATGGGAAAACGAGCTCACTGCTTTGTGCGACAGTTTACGTAATCACATTGGGCTGGAAAGCTTAGGGTCGGGTAAGCCGGTATTTTATCGCGCGCCAGCCGCATTTTTAAGATTGGCGTTGTTGCCAAAAGTGGCCGATTTAAATCATTTAATGGTAGAAATAGGGTTAGAGGTGTTAAAAGACACCGTTACTTTAAACGCCCTAAAAGAGATGATGCAAGCAGGTGTAAAGATTGCTGTAGCCAATTACCTACCCACCGCTGAACATGACAAACTTTTGAGCATTGCTAAAACCGTTAAGATAAACGCCGCCCAAATTAATCCCGTACAAGCGTCTTACATAATAACCAAGCTTAAGGATAAAGGGGTAAACGCAGTAATAAGTGGGCTTGAAGAAGAAGACGCTTTTGTGGATTACTTAGCCGCCGGTGCTGATTATTTTCAAGGTTACTTTTTTACCAATCCCATTGTTTCAGCGCAAAAACAAATTGCCAGCAATCAATTAGCCATGCTTAAGTTATTGGCAGAGGTTAATAATCCCGAGGCCAGTTTTGAAAATATTGTGGCCATTGTAGGCTCTGATGTAGGGTTAACTCATAAACTCTTAGCGGCCATTAATCACCCCAGTAATGGCCTAGCCAAAGTGATTGAAACCCTAAAAGATGCGGTCACTTTTATGGGATTAAAACGCTTAAAGTTTTGGGTGAATATGATGATGCTCTCCGAGATTGACGATGTTCCGATGGCATTGTTAACCACGGCGTTGGTGCGCGCCAAGTTTTTAGAAACCATGGCCGAGGTATCGGGTGTCGGTGCACAAAAAGAGCGTTATTTTATGGTGGGATTGTTTTCAACCTTAAACGCTTTTTTAAAAGCGCCTATGGCCGATATTGTGGATCATTTGCCCTTGTCGGCTGAAATTAAATTGGCATTGTTACAGCAAACGGCCAGCGCAGGTGGGGTAATGGGGGGGCACTTGCCGTGGTGCGCGCGTTTGAACAGGGTAATACCCAGTTTTTTATGCGCGGCTATCAGGGCATGGACGTTATGCAAATTTCTAGTGCGTATATGAACGCTAACGGTTGGTCACAAAAAACCTTGGCGAGCTTAAAAGCAGCTTAATGGCAGCATTAATGGCGCAGACTGTTTTAATTAAACGCGCTACTCATTAATTAAAGCTTGAAAGGTAATAAAAAAACCTTATATTAAGCACAAGAGATTTTTGATGTCTTGTTGATTACCGTTAAATCTTCAAAGGAGAATAACAATGAAGCGTATAGGTTTATTTTTACTGACGAACATCGCGGTGATAGCCGTTGCCATGTTAGTCATGAATTTGTTAGGCGTAGGCAATTACATGGAAGGTACCAGTTTAAATCTGGGTAACTTGTTTATGTTTGCCTTAATTTTTGGTTTTGCTGGGTCGTTTGTGTCGTTAGCCATGTCAAAGTGGATGGCCAAAATGAGCACTGGCGCCAAAGTGATTGAACAACCACGCAATGCCGATGAAACCTGGTTGCTTGAAACGGTAGCGCGTCAAGCCGCTAAAGCCGGCATTAAAACCCCAGAAGTGGCTATTTATGACTCACCAGAGCCCAATGCGTTTGCAACCGGCATGACTAAAAACAAATCGCTGGTGGCGGTGTCTACCGGTTTATTACGCAGCATGCGTCAAAACGAAGTAGAAGCGGTATTGGGTCACGAAGTAGCCCATATTGCCAATGGCGACATGGTAACCATGGCGTTGTTGCAAGGCGTTGTGAACACCTTTGTAATCTTCTTTGCCAAAATAGTGGCGTACGTGGTGGATCGCGTGATTTTGAAAAACCAAGAAGAAGGCCACAGTTGGACGTTTATTATTGTTGATATGGTTGCGCAAATTTTCTTTGGTATTTTGGCCAGCATGATTACCATGTGGTTCTCACGCAAACGTGAGTTTCATGCCGACAACGGCGGGGCGTATTTAGCCGGCAAAGAAAACATGATTGCCGCGTTAAAGCGTTTGCAAACCATGCAACCAGGTGTGTTGCCTGATCAAATGGCGGCATTTGGTATTTCGGCTGGTGGCAGTAAATTTGGTGCGTTGTTTATGTCGCATCCGCCATTAGAAGAACGTATTGCGGCGTTAGAAGCCACACCACAAAGTGCGTTAAAAGTAGCTTAATTTTTAAAAACGCATACGTTACTTAGTAACAAAAAAAGCCTCGTTAGAATAGTCTAGCGGGGCTTTTTTGTTTCTAGCGTAAAGCGGGCAATCATAGGCGGCAATACAATTAAACAGCTGTTTAAAAAGCACTAAACGCGTTTTGAATCCACAGCGGTTGGGTTTGTTGGTCTAAAAAGGTGAGTACATCAAATTGCATTTGGTGTTGAGTGTATTGAGGGTGTTTGAGTAGAAACAGTTGTGCGCATTTGATAATGCGTTGTTGTTTTGTGCGGGTAACAAACTCGGCCGGATGGCCATGTAAGGCATTTTTACGGTATTTGACCTCAAAAAACGTGAGTCGTGCATGGCCATGTGCTGTGTGATGTTCGCCAATTAAATCAATTTCACCGCCTTTACAGCGGTAGTTTTGGGCGATGATATGAATACCTTGCTGGTTTAACCATTGTTTGGCTTGCTGTTCTTTAGCAAGCCCTAGGGCTAAAAAGTTAAACACGGTTGGATAAACTTTATGCGCTCTGTGTTTATTATGTGCGTCACTGTGTTACCAGTGCTTCAATTTGCCCGGCGCTGTTGTAGGTCGCCCAAATTAAGCGCTGGCTAACCTCATTGTTTTTTAGGCGCAACCAGCCTGTTTGACCTTGGTTAAGCTGCTCTCCTAGCTGCATTTTGGACAGGTGGTTGGCCACCATATAGGCATCCCAGCCGTAGGCTTCAAATGCGCTGGTTAAGTTTTGACGGTTGATGGCCGCAGGTGCTGTTAAAAAATGTACGCCTTTTAAATCGGGGTGCGCTTCTGGGTTAGCAAAGTTTTGCGGTGCTAAGTTAATGCCGCCGTACACCGGAACTTTAAGTTCGTAGTATGCAAACATTGGCAATATGCTGGCGGCACGGGATGCGTCGTCCAATAATATAATGGCTTCTAAGTCTTGACGCGTGCGCGGAAAAAATTCAACTGAACGGCCAATGGTATTGCGTAATGTGTCGGCACGATTTTTACTGTCGGCTTGCTGAATAAACTCACCTAAAACATCGTTAAGCTTGGGTTGGTTGTCTGTGTAAACTTGCAACGTGACATGATGTTGCGCATCGCTTAACCAGGCCTGTTTAATTTCATTGGCCAATTTGGTTTGTGCCGCGCGGTCACTGGTTAATATGGCAATGCGTTTTACACCCTTTTGGTTGAGTTGTTCAATAATCTGCTGGGCTTCATTAGCGGCTTTAAAGTTAAATTGAGTAAACGGTGCTTGCCCAATGTGGTTAAGGGCAATGATGCTGGGGTCGTTAAACGTTAACATTTTAGTGACCGCTTCCTTGGTTAACGGTCCAATAATGCGTTGTGCTCCAGCCTGTTTGGCTTGACGGTATAAAGAGTCTATTTGATTGATGTTTGAGGAGTCATAAAACTCAATACGCGTATTGTCACCTGAAGCTTGTTGAGCTTTGGTAATCCCGTTGCGAATTTGCTCACTAATCGGTTGAAACTTTCCTTCAAGGGGTAAAAAAACAGCGATGTGGTCTAAGTCTTTTTGTGGGGTTAACAGCGCCATTAAATGGCCGTACAAATTATGCACATAAATGGCGTTTAAAAACTGTTGGCGCACTTTAGGCAAGTTGTTTTTGGGATTGTCGCCTTGCATGGCTTTAATTAAAACGCCCCATGCCATAACGTGCTCTTTGCTGTTTTGAGCGAGTTTATCGACACTTTGGGGTGGTATTGAGCTAAGCACACGCCACATTTGCTGTTCTATGTCGGCTTGTTGTTGGGGTGTGGCTAAGTGCCAAGTTTGGGTGTTTAGCTCAATATATTTGGGCCAATCTTTTTGTTTTTGCGCCTGTTTCATTTGGCCGGTTAGCTGGCTAATGCTTACGGGCTTGCTTTGGGGCAGGGGAAGAGCGCTAATGGTTTCGGGTGCCCGACTGTCTTGTTGGTCACGTGGAACCGGCGGCGATGCACAGCCGCTTAGATGCAGGATGACCACGCCTAAAAGCAGGTGGATAAGGTGTTTTAAACGAATAAGTGGGGTGATGAAATTCATTTTCTTATAGAATGTCGTAGTTAATCGTAGCCTAATTATATCGTAGAGACCTCTGAACGAGTGGATTGTCGGTAAAAAATGGTTAAATTAAGCGTCTTTTTATTTTACAGTGGTTTTTTAAGAGTGTTGTATGACTGAATTTTTACCCCAACCCCAACCCCAACCCGAAGCTGAGCAGTCTTTGCGCTTTGTTCAAGATAGTTTTATCGATGCGAGCGTGACAGGCACCTTGTTTATAGTGGCCACGCCCATTGGAAATTTAAACGACATTAGTACACGTGCGATTGAGACTTTGCAAAAAGTGCATTGGATTGCGGCTGAAGACACACGGCACAGTAAATCTCTGTTAAACGCATTGGGGGTTTCTACGCCCATGTTGAGTTTGCACGACCACAATGAGCAATTTCGTGCCGAACAGTTGCTAACACGTTTATTGGCCGGTGAAAATGGCGCGTTAATTTCAGACGCCGGCACCCCTCTTATTAACGACCCTGGGTTTCATTTGGTTAAGTTGCTGCGCCAACAGAAAATTAAAGTGGTGCCTATTCCCGGTGCCAGTGCGGTGATTACTGCCTTGTGCGCCGCAGGCTTGCCCACCAATCGCTTTAGTTATGAAGGGTTTTTACCCGCCAAATCGGCCAAGCGGTTGGATGTTTTAAGCGCTTTGCAAAACGACACGCGCACCTTGGTGTTTTACGAGTCGCCGCATAGAGTGTTGGATAGCTTAGCGGCCATGCGTGAGGCTTTTGGTGCGGCGCGTCAAATGGTGTCAGCGCGTGAAATGACCAAACAGTTTGAGCAGTTTGTTTCGGGCACGGTGGATGAAGTGTTGAATTACTATAATGAACACCCCGACAAAGTGCGTGGCGAATTTGTGCTGATGGTCATGGGGGCGGTGGCACAAGACGCACCAGAAGTAACCGAACAAGATGGTTTAATTAACCTAATGTTACAGCAAGCGTTGCCAGTTAAACAAATTACCGACATTGTGTCGCAATACAGTGGGCTCAAGAAAAAAGCGGTGTATAACCGGGTTTTGCAGTTAAAAGAGTTGATTTAGGCTTTTATAACGCTGCGCCTAGCGTAGATGAATTGCGTGGGTAAAAAGGTACAAGCCCGATTCTGGAAGGGCTTGTACGCATTCCTCACAATAATTGACAGATAAAAGAGGAAAAAATCAGTGCATGCGGTATTTAAATAAGCATTTTTAAATAACCAGGTACGCTGTAAAATTTTCGGTAAAAACGTTATATCCAAAAGAACATAACGAATATTAGACCAAAAAAAACACCAAATCAAGCTTTTTATAAGCTTAATGTTGGCGTTTTTTAAGTTGACCAGGCCTGGTCAAGACTAATTCAAGGCTAATTCAAGGCTAATTAAGGCGTTTTTAAAACCGATTTGCGCGGTAATCTTCAAAGGCCTGCTTAATTTCTTCAGCTGTGTTCATCACAAACGGTCCGCCTTTTACCACGGGTTGGTTCAGCGGCTCACCGCTTATCAATAAAAACCGCGCGTTGGCGCTCTGGCTGCTGATGGTGACAAGGTTGCCCGCACTGAGCACCGCCAATTGCTGTGCGTTAATGGTGTTGAGTGCGCCGGGTTTACGCACCTCACTCACCTCACCCACTTCGATACGGCCTTGATGCACATAAATAAAAGCATTGGCCGTTGCACTCAGCGACTGAGTAAGCGGTGTGCCTGCGTTAAGGTTAACGTCCAAATACGTGGGGTGAATAATGGGGTTGTCAATAACCCCTTGCGTGCCTTGTTGGGTTTGTCCGGCCACGACTTTAAGGGTTGTGCCATTGTCCCAGGTTTCTAACGGCACAGCATCCGGTGCAAACTCTTGGTAGCGCGGCGCTTGCATTTTAAGGTGGCTGGGCAAGTTTACCCACAATTGAAATCCCATTAATAAGCCATCTTGTTGTTCGGGCATTTCGGAGTGAATAATGCCGCGACCGGCGGTCATCCACTGAATACCACCGGGTTCGATCACGCCTTGATTGCCCGCGTTGTCGTGATGGCGCATGCGGCCGGCCAGTAAATAGGTTACGGTTTCAAACCCACGGTGTGGGTGGGGCGGAAAGCCACCAATGTAATCTTGCGGGCGATCGGTTCCAAACGCATCAAACATTAAAAAAGGGTCTAAATCGGGTAGGTCTGGCTGGCCAATTAACCGTGATAATTTTACGCCATCGCCGTCCGAGGTAGCCAGGCCTGAGTAAATGGCTTGAATATGCCGTGGCTGAGTTGGCTGCGTTGGCTTTGTATTGGAGGTTGTATTTTGTTGTGCATTTTGTTGTGCATTTTGTTGTGCATTTTGTTGTGCATTTTGTTGTGCATTTTGTTGTGCATCCGGTTTTAGGGCGAGGGTCATAATGCGCTCCTTATGAGTGAAACGTCGTTTTGATTGAATAAGTTAACGTTGTCATCAGTTTATACGGCTTAAATTGGTTGGTAAATGGTCATATTTTCAATTGATTGTTGCCAGCACAGCAATAAAATAGCCAAATTAATCCATCTATCATTGTTAAAAGGCGACTTAAAATGGGGCTATTTGAAGAGTTTGAGGTGTTTATTCGTGTGGTCGAAGCCGGCGGTGTGGGTAAAGCCGCCGAGCAGATGAACTTGGCTAAATCGGTGGTGAGCCGCAGGTTGGCCGATTTGGAGGTGCGTGCCCAAACAAAGTTGATTCAACGCACCACCCGAAAATCGAGTTTAACCGAGGCAGGGCGTGATTATTATGAGCGTGCTTTGCAAGTAGTGGAGCTGGTGGCGCAAATGCAACATCAAACCCAAGAAGCCCAAGCGCAATTGCAAGGGCATTTAAAATTGTCGTTACCCCTATCGTTTGGTTTGCAATATTTAACGCCATTAATGGATGAGTTTGCCAAACGTCATCCTCAGTTAAGCGTGCAGATGGATTTTTCGGATCGTCAGGTTGATTTGGTGGAAGAGGGTTTTGACTTGGCATTGCGCATAGGCGAACTTAAGGATTCAACCATTCAAGCTCGCAAAATTGTTCCCATTCATTTTGTAATGTGCGCCAGTCCCGGGTATTTAGAGCGTATGGGCAATCCAAAAAATCATGAGGCGCTTAAAGAGCATGTCGCTTTAAAGTACGCTCAAGCCGGTGGCGGAGCTTCTGGTCTAGGAGCATGGCACTTAACAGCGCCGAGCGGTGAGGCGGTGGTGTTAAATTTAGCCTCTAAAATGCAGGCCAATAACGGCAGTTTTTTAAGTGATATGGCCGTGGCCGGTCATGGAATTTTACTTTCGCCTACGTTTATAGTGGCCGATGCTTTAAGAGCGGGTCTGCTTAAGCCGGTGCTCACGGATTATAAAGTGGCGTCTGTTGAAGCGTATGCAGTGTACCCTCAAAATCGGTTTTTGGCCGCCAAAACTCGGGTGTTTATCGAGTTCTTGGTTGAGCAATTGGGCGGTAATCCTTATTGGGATAAGGACTTGTTTTAGGGCGTATGCTTAATGAGATCTTTGCACGAGTGGATGTACGGTCAAAAATGGTTAAAATTCACCTGCTTTTCGTTGGAAAACTTGCGAATAGCCAGCTATTCACTGCGTTTCCTGCCTCAATCAGGCAAATTTTCTCTCATTTTTTTCTCGCACCCCACTCGTGCAAAGGCCTCTTAATTTGTGAGCAATGATTTATTTATGGCCACTTTAAGGTCATTTAAGGCCAAGATTTTTGGCTCGCTTATCGCTTAGGTGGGGATGTTGTAAAAGTGAATAGATTAATGCGATTGCGGTGCGTTTTGTTCAAGTATTTTATGCACAACGTCCAGCAGGCTTTTGGGGGTGAAGGGCTTTTTAATCCACGCTTGAACGCCTAAATTTTTGGCGTCAATTTTTACTTGCACACCATTTTCGGCACTGAGCATAATCACCGGGGTGTTGGCGTGGTGCGTTAAGTTTTTAGTGTGTTTAATAAAGTCTAAACCCGTTTGGGCATCATGGCCTGCAGCGAGCATGTAGTCGGCAATAATTAAATTGTAAATACCTTGTTGAGCAAATTGCGAAGCTTGCGCTAAATCTTCGGCAGCATCGACGCTTAACCCCTGGCTTTCTAGTGTCATTTTAAGCAGAGAACGAATGACTTGGGAGTCATCTAAAATCAGAATTTTAGGGGGGTTGGGCATATTGACTCTTTTAATACTCTTTAATAAAGGTAAAAAGACAGTGGGCACAAAAGCTAATGCACATAAAAGCTAATGCACACAAAAACTAACGCGCACAACTTGGTCAATGCGCCTAAGCAGTATAGTGCTAAATGGGTTACAACGCGAATTTTCAAAACTGGCTTAAGTGTTCTTATGCTGTAAGTACATTAGACAGGTGGTTTACGTTGCTCAAGAATGGTTTAGTTTTAAGGCTTTTATAGAGTAAATATCGTAGCGTGTGTTGGGGCTGCTGATATGGGCGGTTGGGAGTATGTTGGTTGTTTTTAGGGGGCTTATTGGCCAATCACACTTGAGTGCAGGGGCATTTTTGGGTCGTTTAACGACTACGCGATATTGGGCAATCCGCAGAGCTGCACTGAGTAATTGTTCGCTGTCTAAGTCCGGGCCAACAAGGGTTTGCAGGGCTTTCATATCTTTTTTAGTGGCGGCGACTTTTTTCTTTTCGGGATACATAGGGTCAAGGTACACCACGTCAACGCGATTTTGTGTGGTGTGTGAATCGTTTATCAAATCGTTTTTTAAGCTGTTTAAATAGTCGGTGGCATCTATGTTGGTTAGGCTTAGGCGGTTTAAAATAGCGCATAACCCGTCCAAATCGCTCGTTGGGATGTGATGTGTGGTTTGCCCTGCATTGGTAAGCTGTTGTTTGGCGCGGGTTAACGCGTCGTTAAGCAAGGCCGCGACGATGGGCGAGCGCTCAATCATGTGGACGTTAAATCCAAGCGATGCCAAAACAAAACTGTCGCCGCCCATGCCCGCGGTTGCATCGATAATATTGGGCAGACCCGTGGCTAAGTTTCCCATGGCGCGGGCTAACGGTTGGCCTTTGCCGCCGCCAAACTGGCGGCGATGGGCTTTTTTACCGGCTAAAAAGTCAACCGAAACCGCACCGCTGTCGGGTGGTAAAAGGGCTAAATGCAATGTGGCATTGTCTTTATCAGGGTTAAGCCAATCCAGCACCATGTCGGCAGGCTGTGCTAGGTGTGAGCACAATGGAAGGTTTAAGGTTGCTTGTAAGGCGTGCGCCCATTTTGGGTGGTGCTGGTCGTTGATGGCAATAATCATAAAAATTCAGGTTTGGGCAATGTCATTAAGAGTGATAGTTTAAACTATCACGCCGATTAATGGCGGTTAAGGTTGGGTTTAAACATGCCGACTGTAAGCAGAGAAAAAGGAAGCCGTGTGTTAAAAAGAGTGGTTAAAAACATAAGAGTTACAGCGTGGTTTGTGGCGTGTCTAAGTTCGCTGTCTTTGAGTGGCTATGCGCAGGGTGTGTGGGCGGAGCAGCCGCATTGGCAGACGTTTAAGCAGTTGCAACACGCCGGCTTGCTGTTTACCGATGAAAAAGGCCGCGTCTTGCAGGCTCAGGCGGCGAATCGAGCCTTTATTCCGGCGTCCACCACCAAGTTGGTCACGGCTTATTTGGCGCTACAACATTGGGGTGCCCAACATCGTTTTAAAACCGAATTTTATCTGCAGGGTAATACGCTGTGGATAAAAGGCTATGGAGATCCTTATTTAGTGTCCGAAGAGCTGGCACACATGGCCAATCAACTTGCCGTGAAGTTGCGTGCTTTGGGTGTGGTAAAACTCAATGGGCTGCATTTAGACACCGATTATTATTCACCAGGCCTGGTCATGCCGGGTATTAGTAATACCGACAATCCTTACGATGCCATTCCATCGGTTTTAGCCGCTAATTTTAATACCATAAACATTCAAAAAAAGGCGGGTCAATTGAGCTCGGCCGAGCCACAAACCCCGTTAACGCAAAGCGGTTTGCAGGTGGCCAAAACCATTGCACGCTTTAAAGAGGGGGGAGGAACGCGCCAGCGCGTTAACTTAGGCAAAGACCCACGGTTGGCCGAGCGTTATTTTGCCGAGCAGTTAGCGTTTTTTTAACGCAAAAAGGGGTAGAGGTTGCCCCAGTGGTGCAGTGGAAAACATTGCCTTATTTAGACTCTATAGACCGTAAAGACATTAAGCCTGTGTATGCGCATTACAACAGTTTAACGTTGGCGCAAATAGTCCAGCCGATGATGCACTATTCCACTAATTTTATCGCCAATCAACTGGCGTTAAATTTAAGCGTTGAGCTCGCCGGTGCACCCGCTAGCCCGCAAAAAATAGCGCAGGTTTATCAGCAAGCGTTGCGTAAACAATTTGGTTGGCAAGACTTTACCATTGAAGAAGGGGCGGGATTGTCGCGTCAAAATCAACTGTCGCCCCAGCAGTTGATACAACTGCTTAACGCATTTAGCCCGTGGCGAGAACTGTTGCCCGAAGTGGTGCCTAATGTGTACGCTAAGTCGGGTACATTAATGGGCGTGAACGCATTGGCGGGTTATGTTAAGCAGGCCAATAATCAATGGTGGCCGTTTGTGTTTATGATTAATCAACCCGTAACCTACGCCTATCGTAATCAATTGGCACAAGAGTTAAGTCAGGTTAAATAGAAAAGACCTTCGTTATGGAGATTATGGATTGACCAGGCCTGGTCAGAACGTTTTTAGCCGACAATCGACTCGTGCAAAGGACTTGTTTTAGATTAATTTGACTTATCGTTCGCGTTTTAAGGGGCTTTAAGATACTATACGCGCCGTTAAAGTGGGTTGGACAATCGCGGGAGTTTTTAAAACTCCGGAGGAAAGTCCGGGCACCATAGAGCGCAATGCCAGCTAACGGCTGGGCGGTGAGAGCCGACGGACAGTGCAGCAGAAAATACACCGCCGATGACACGCTTGCGTGAACAGGTAAGGTTGAAATGGTGCGGTAAGAGCGCACCGCGTAACTGGCAACAGGTGCGGCAGTGAAAACCCCATTGGGTGCAAGACCAAATAGGGAAACACCGTAATAAGCTTGCTTATTACACCTTGTGGCTCGCAGGGGTTTCCGGGTAGGTTGCTTGAGGTCGGCAGTGATGTCGTATCCAGATGAATGATTGTCACTCTTTTAGAGTACAGAACCCGGCTTATAAACCCGCTTTAACTTTTTTCTTACTCTTTTATTTCTAATTTCTTACTGGTTTATCCATCCAGCGGTCTGTCCGCACATCACGTTGTTAACTTCCTAATTTTTAAGTTTTTTTTAAAATAGTAAAATTTTTTTATTTTGATTTTAATCCCTTCTTTGCATAACGTAATACACCTTATCTGTGGTTTTTAATTTAGTTAAGCACTATATATTGTGCATTGGGTTAACCAGGCCTGGTTAAAGACTCGCAAAAGTGCACACAGAATCTTGATGTTAAGTCTTAAACCTTATTTTTCTTATGGGTTGCAACCTGTTGAAAATTAACAAAAATATTTTTTAATGCTTGTGCTGTTTTTTGCATTTAAAAAGGCTGTAAGTTGTTGTCTTGTAATGAGTTTTTAGTTTTATTGAGTTGACAGTGGTGCTTAAGAGCAATATAGTGGCATCAAGTGGGGAGAAGTGGCGGAATGTGGGAGAAAAATGCTGTTTTTTAGAGGAATCAATTCAGTCAGTATCGATATTAAGGGACGCATGGCGATTCCTAAAAAGTATCGTGACGTGATAGCTCTAAGCAGCCACAACCAGTTGGTTGCCACTATTGATTTACACAGTCCTTGTTTATTAATTTACACATTAGACGAGTGGGAAATTATTGAACGCAAATTAATGGCGCTCCCCAATGTTGATCCACAAGCTCGTTTGTACCAACGATTGTTGTTAGGGCATGCGTCCGAGATGGAGATTGATTCACAAGGCCGAATCTTGTTGCCCAGCTTGCTAAGAGAACACGCCAAAATTGACAAAGAATCTATTCTGCTCGGACAAGGTAATAAGTTTGAGTTGTGGTCGCAAGAAGCTTGGGATGTTAGTCGTCCTGAAATGATTGAAAATGCAATGACCAATCAAATTTCGGATTCGCTGGCCAGCTTGAGTTTGTAAATGTTTAAAAATTGTAAAAACGATACAACACGATAGAAAACGATAAAACTGCAAAGGATTGAGTTGGGTGAATACATTGGATAATGAATCCTTAGCGAGTAACCCGGAGCACTCGGAAAATACGGCGTTTAGTCACTCTTCGGTACTCTTAACCGAATCGGTTGACGGTTTAGCGATTAAGCCCAATGGCATTTATATTGACGGTACGTTTGGACGCGGTGGTCATTCACGTCATATTCTTAATTCATTAGGTGAGAGTGGTCAGCTGTTGGCCATTGATCAAGATCCGGAAGCGATTGAGTTTGCTAAGAAAAATTTTACGGATGCCCGTTTTTCGATTCAGTACGGTAGTTTTGAAGACTTAATTGAATATTGTAGCGCGCGTAATTGGGTCGGAAAAGTGGACGGTTTACTGCTTGATTTAGGCGTATCTTCCCCTCAATTAGACGACGCTGAACGTGGGTTTAGTTTTATGCGTGAAGGGCCACTGGACATGCGAATGAACCCTCAGGCCGGATTAAGTGCCAGAGAGTGGTTGATCGAAGTGGATGAAGCAACGCTCAAGTTGGTGTTACAAAATTACGGTGAAGAACGTTTTTCTGGGCGCATTGCCCGAGAAATAAAAGAGGCCAGTGTGCTGGGAACGTTAAACACCACCACCGATTTAGCCAATTTGG is a genomic window containing:
- a CDS encoding EAL and HDOD domain-containing protein, coding for MQHHLLLNQQPILNAQKQLYAYQLTLEKMPGIELNAEQWENELTALCDSLRNHIGLESLGSGKPVFYRAPAAFLRLALLPKVADLNHLMVEIGLEVLKDTVTLNALKEMMQAGVKIAVANYLPTAEHDKLLSIAKTVKINAAQINPVQASYIITKLKDKGVNAVISGLEEEDAFVDYLAAGADYFQGYFFTNPIVSAQKQIASNQLAMLKLLAEVNNPEASFENIVAIVGSDVGLTHKLLAAINHPSNGLAKVIETLKDAVTFMGLKRLKFWVNMMMLSEIDDVPMALLTTALVRAKFLETMAEVSGVGAQKERYFMVGLFSTLNAFLKAPMADIVDHLPLSAEIKLALLQQTASAGGVMGGHLPWCARLNRVIPSFLCAAIRAWTLCKFLVRI
- the htpX gene encoding protease HtpX codes for the protein MKRIGLFLLTNIAVIAVAMLVMNLLGVGNYMEGTSLNLGNLFMFALIFGFAGSFVSLAMSKWMAKMSTGAKVIEQPRNADETWLLETVARQAAKAGIKTPEVAIYDSPEPNAFATGMTKNKSLVAVSTGLLRSMRQNEVEAVLGHEVAHIANGDMVTMALLQGVVNTFVIFFAKIVAYVVDRVILKNQEEGHSWTFIIVDMVAQIFFGILASMITMWFSRKREFHADNGGAYLAGKENMIAALKRLQTMQPGVLPDQMAAFGISAGGSKFGALFMSHPPLEERIAALEATPQSALKVA
- a CDS encoding YraN family protein encodes the protein MFNFLALGLAKEQQAKQWLNQQGIHIIAQNYRCKGGEIDLIGEHHTAHGHARLTFFEVKYRKNALHGHPAEFVTRTKQQRIIKCAQLFLLKHPQYTQHQMQFDVLTFLDQQTQPLWIQNAFSAF
- a CDS encoding penicillin-binding protein activator, which encodes MNFITPLIRLKHLIHLLLGVVILHLSGCASPPVPRDQQDSRAPETISALPLPQSKPVSISQLTGQMKQAQKQKDWPKYIELNTQTWHLATPQQQADIEQQMWRVLSSIPPQSVDKLAQNSKEHVMAWGVLIKAMQGDNPKNNLPKVRQQFLNAIYVHNLYGHLMALLTPQKDLDHIAVFLPLEGKFQPISEQIRNGITKAQQASGDNTRIEFYDSSNINQIDSLYRQAKQAGAQRIIGPLTKEAVTKMLTFNDPSIIALNHIGQAPFTQFNFKAANEAQQIIEQLNQKGVKRIAILTSDRAAQTKLANEIKQAWLSDAQHHVTLQVYTDNQPKLNDVLGEFIQQADSKNRADTLRNTIGRSVEFFPRTRQDLEAIILLDDASRAASILPMFAYYELKVPVYGGINLAPQNFANPEAHPDLKGVHFLTAPAAINRQNLTSAFEAYGWDAYMVANHLSKMQLGEQLNQGQTGWLRLKNNEVSQRLIWATYNSAGQIEALVTQ
- the rsmI gene encoding 16S rRNA (cytidine(1402)-2'-O)-methyltransferase → MTEFLPQPQPQPEAEQSLRFVQDSFIDASVTGTLFIVATPIGNLNDISTRAIETLQKVHWIAAEDTRHSKSLLNALGVSTPMLSLHDHNEQFRAEQLLTRLLAGENGALISDAGTPLINDPGFHLVKLLRQQKIKVVPIPGASAVITALCAAGLPTNRFSYEGFLPAKSAKRLDVLSALQNDTRTLVFYESPHRVLDSLAAMREAFGAARQMVSAREMTKQFEQFVSGTVDEVLNYYNEHPDKVRGEFVLMVMGAVAQDAPEVTEQDGLINLMLQQALPVKQITDIVSQYSGLKKKAVYNRVLQLKELI
- a CDS encoding pirin family protein gives rise to the protein MTLALKPDAQQNAQQNAQQNAQQNAQQNAQQNTTSNTKPTQPTQPRHIQAIYSGLATSDGDGVKLSRLIGQPDLPDLDPFLMFDAFGTDRPQDYIGGFPPHPHRGFETVTYLLAGRMRHHDNAGNQGVIEPGGIQWMTAGRGIIHSEMPEQQDGLLMGFQLWVNLPSHLKMQAPRYQEFAPDAVPLETWDNGTTLKVVAGQTQQGTQGVIDNPIIHPTYLDVNLNAGTPLTQSLSATANAFIYVHQGRIEVGEVSEVRKPGALNTINAQQLAVLSAGNLVTISSQSANARFLLISGEPLNQPVVKGGPFVMNTAEEIKQAFEDYRANRF
- a CDS encoding LysR family transcriptional regulator, producing the protein MGLFEEFEVFIRVVEAGGVGKAAEQMNLAKSVVSRRLADLEVRAQTKLIQRTTRKSSLTEAGRDYYERALQVVELVAQMQHQTQEAQAQLQGHLKLSLPLSFGLQYLTPLMDEFAKRHPQLSVQMDFSDRQVDLVEEGFDLALRIGELKDSTIQARKIVPIHFVMCASPGYLERMGNPKNHEALKEHVALKYAQAGGGASGLGAWHLTAPSGEAVVLNLASKMQANNGSFLSDMAVAGHGILLSPTFIVADALRAGLLKPVLTDYKVASVEAYAVYPQNRFLAAKTRVFIEFLVEQLGGNPYWDKDLF
- a CDS encoding response regulator, whose product is MPNPPKILILDDSQVIRSLLKMTLESQGLSVDAAEDLAQASQFAQQGIYNLIIADYMLAAGHDAQTGLDFIKHTKNLTHHANTPVIMLSAENGVQVKIDAKNLGVQAWIKKPFTPKSLLDVVHKILEQNAPQSH